The following coding sequences lie in one Dunckerocampus dactyliophorus isolate RoL2022-P2 chromosome 4, RoL_Ddac_1.1, whole genome shotgun sequence genomic window:
- the lgi3 gene encoding leucine-rich repeat LGI family member 3 isoform X1, with protein sequence MMELGPRWLNLIYFVVLCLSLSQPGYSNTKKASKTPRCPATCSCTKDSAFCVDTKAIPKSFPPGVISLTMVSTAFTAIPEGAFSHLHLLQFLLLNSNTFTMISDDAFAGLSHLQYLFIENNDIQTLSQYTFRGLKSLTHLSLSNNNLQQLPRDLFQHLDILTDLDLRGNSLRCDCKIKWLVDWIEKTNTSVPSIYCASPFEFQGRRVHDLAPRDFNCISADFAVYEMFPFHSVSVESYEFSGDHFVTFAQPDSGFCTLYVWDHVEMAFRTFQNITSRSAVYCKPVAINNVLYMVVAQLFGGSHIYKWEEDPQRFVKIQDIDTTRVKKPNFVETFQLDGEWYFVVADSSKAGLTSIYRWNSNGFYSHQSLHPWHRDTHVEFLDVGGKPHLILSSATQTPLIYQWNRGQKQFAVYSQITEQADVQMVKHFWIRKVLYLCLTRFIGDSKILRWEGQRFIEIQALPSRGSMVVYPFTVGLRHYLILGSDFSFSRVYLWDDLTQRFHPFQDLNMRAPRAFSLVSVDNKDIMLAASFKGNSLAYQHLLVDLSAK encoded by the exons ATGATGGAGCTTGGACCGAGATGGCTCAATCTGATCTACTTTGTGGTTCTGTGCCTCTCACTCTCCCAGCCTGGATactcaaacacaaaaaaggcctCCAAGACACCACGCTGTCCTGCGACCTGCTCATGTACCAAAGACAGTGCCTTCTGTGTGGATACCAAGGCTATACCAAAGAGCTTCCCACCTGGGGTCATCTCACT GACGATGGTGAGCACAGCATTTACCGCAATCCCAGAGGGAGCTTTCTCACACCTTCACCTCCTCCAATTCCT GCTCTTGAACTCCAACACATTCACCATGATTTCTGATGATGCATTTGCGGGTCTTTCTCACCTGCAGTACCT ATTTATTGAGAATAATGACATCCAGACCCTCTCTCAGTATACCTTCAGAGGATTGAAATCTCTGACTCATTT ATCCCTCTCAAACAACAACCTGCAGCAGCTGCCCAGAGATCTATTTCAACATCTTGATATCCTTACCGATTT GGACCTCCGAGGAAACTCCTTGCGCTGTGACTGTAAAATCAAGTGGCTGGTTGACTGGATAGAAAAGACCAACACTTCCGTTCCTTCCATCTACTGTGCAAGCCCTTTTGAATTCCAGGGTCGCAGAGTCCATGATCTCGCCCCACGAGACTTTAACTGCATCAGTGCAG ATTTTGCTGTTTATGAAATGTTCCCGTTTCACTCCGTGTCAGTGGAGTCTTACGAGTTCAGTGGCGATCACTTTGTGACCTTTGCTCAACCTGATTCGGGTTTCTGCACTCTGTATGTGTGGGATCATGTCGAAATGGCCTTTAGGACTTTTCAAAACATTACTT CTCGCTCAGCGGTGTACTGCAAACCAGTGGCGATAAACAACGTGCTGTACATGGTTGTGGCTCAACTTTTTGGTGGCTCTCATATCTACAA GTGGGAAGAGGACCCACAGCGTTTTGTAAAGATCCAAGACATTGACACAACTCGTGTGAAGAAGCCCAACTTCGTGGAGACCTTCCAGCTGGATGGTGAATGGTACTTTGTCGTCGCTGACAGTTCCAAGGCCGGTTTAACCAGCATTTACCGGTGGAACAGCAATGGTTTTTACTCCCATCAGTCCCTCCATCCTTGGCATCGCGACACCCACGTGGAGTTCCTCGATGTTGGAGGAAAGCCTCACCTCATCCTCTCCAGTGCCACTCAAACACCGTTGATTTACCAGTGGAATCGAGGGCAGAAGCAGTTTGCGGTCTACTCCCAAATCACAGAGCAAGCTGACGTGCAGATGGTTAAGCACTTTTGGATCAGGAAGGTTCTTTACCTTTGCCTCACACGCTTCATAGGTGACTCAAAGATCCTCCGCTGGGAAGGGCAGCGTTTCATCGAGATCCAGGCTCTTCCCTCTCGTGGCTCAATGGTAGTGTATCCTTTCACAGTGGGCCTGCGTCACTACCTCATCCTTGGAAGCGATTTCTCTTTCTCCAGAGTGTACTTATGGGATGATCTCACTCAGCGTTTCCATCCCTTCCAAGACCTCAACATGAGAGCACCAAGAGCCTTCAGCTTGGTGTCGGTCGACAACAAGGATATTATGTTGGCTGCCAGCTTCAAGGGCAACTCTCTGGCCTATCAGCACCTGCTAGTGGATCTCAGTGCCAAGTAG
- the lgi3 gene encoding leucine-rich repeat LGI family member 3 isoform X2: MMELGPRWLNLIYFVVLCLSLSQPGYSNTKKASKTPRCPATCSCTKDSAFCVDTKAIPKSFPPGVISLTMVSTAFTAIPEGAFSHLHLLQFLLLNSNTFTMISDDAFAGLSHLQYLFIENNDIQTLSQYTFRGLKSLTHLSLSNNNLQQLPRDLFQHLDILTDLDLRGNSLRCDCKIKWLVDWIEKTNTSVPSIYCASPFEFQGRRVHDLAPRDFNCISADFAVYEMFPFHSVSVESYEFSGDHFVTFAQPDSGFCTLYVWDHVEMAFRTFQNITSRSAVYCKPVAINNVLYMVVAQLFGGSHIYKWEEDPQRFVKIQDIDTTRVKKPNFVETFQLDGECPSILGIATPTWSSSMLEESLTSSSPVPLKHR, encoded by the exons ATGATGGAGCTTGGACCGAGATGGCTCAATCTGATCTACTTTGTGGTTCTGTGCCTCTCACTCTCCCAGCCTGGATactcaaacacaaaaaaggcctCCAAGACACCACGCTGTCCTGCGACCTGCTCATGTACCAAAGACAGTGCCTTCTGTGTGGATACCAAGGCTATACCAAAGAGCTTCCCACCTGGGGTCATCTCACT GACGATGGTGAGCACAGCATTTACCGCAATCCCAGAGGGAGCTTTCTCACACCTTCACCTCCTCCAATTCCT GCTCTTGAACTCCAACACATTCACCATGATTTCTGATGATGCATTTGCGGGTCTTTCTCACCTGCAGTACCT ATTTATTGAGAATAATGACATCCAGACCCTCTCTCAGTATACCTTCAGAGGATTGAAATCTCTGACTCATTT ATCCCTCTCAAACAACAACCTGCAGCAGCTGCCCAGAGATCTATTTCAACATCTTGATATCCTTACCGATTT GGACCTCCGAGGAAACTCCTTGCGCTGTGACTGTAAAATCAAGTGGCTGGTTGACTGGATAGAAAAGACCAACACTTCCGTTCCTTCCATCTACTGTGCAAGCCCTTTTGAATTCCAGGGTCGCAGAGTCCATGATCTCGCCCCACGAGACTTTAACTGCATCAGTGCAG ATTTTGCTGTTTATGAAATGTTCCCGTTTCACTCCGTGTCAGTGGAGTCTTACGAGTTCAGTGGCGATCACTTTGTGACCTTTGCTCAACCTGATTCGGGTTTCTGCACTCTGTATGTGTGGGATCATGTCGAAATGGCCTTTAGGACTTTTCAAAACATTACTT CTCGCTCAGCGGTGTACTGCAAACCAGTGGCGATAAACAACGTGCTGTACATGGTTGTGGCTCAACTTTTTGGTGGCTCTCATATCTACAA GTGGGAAGAGGACCCACAGCGTTTTGTAAAGATCCAAGACATTGACACAACTCGTGTGAAGAAGCCCAACTTCGTGGAGACCTTCCAGCTGGATGGTGAATG TCCCTCCATCCTTGGCATCGCGACACCCACGTGGAGTTCCTCGATGTTGGAGGAAAGCCTCACCTCATCCTCTCCAGTGCCACTCAAACACCGTTGA